One window from the genome of Paenibacillus azoreducens encodes:
- a CDS encoding TetR/AcrR family transcriptional regulator: MRVVKKAEERRNEVLDAADELFSQKGFDGTSTNDILEKVGIARGTLYHHFKSKEDIMDALIERYNVRLLGAAEEIAADKSIPVVERIIHVVMALNISGGSSNEIMDHIHKPQNALMHQKIQKVIINGVTPILTGIIREGLEQGLFNTPFPYECMEMVVIYANTVFDDDMVQMTNEERVLRIQAFVFNIERLLGAESGSLMHIMKVFGNGNRGVDE, from the coding sequence ATGAGAGTCGTAAAAAAAGCGGAGGAACGCAGGAATGAAGTACTTGATGCGGCGGATGAGCTTTTCAGCCAGAAGGGTTTTGACGGCACAAGTACAAACGATATTCTCGAAAAGGTCGGAATTGCACGGGGAACATTGTATCATCACTTCAAGTCGAAGGAGGATATTATGGACGCGCTAATAGAGCGGTATAATGTTCGACTTTTAGGTGCGGCGGAGGAAATTGCCGCAGACAAGAGCATCCCCGTAGTCGAGCGGATTATCCACGTTGTTATGGCACTGAATATAAGCGGCGGAAGCAGCAATGAAATTATGGATCACATTCACAAACCTCAGAACGCGCTTATGCATCAGAAAATACAAAAGGTCATCATCAATGGCGTTACGCCGATCCTGACGGGAATCATCCGTGAGGGCTTAGAGCAGGGATTGTTCAACACGCCGTTCCCATATGAATGCATGGAAATGGTTGTGATTTATGCGAATACCGTTTTTGATGACGATATGGTTCAAATGACGAATGAAGAGCGTGTTTTACGCATACAGGCATTTGTCTTCAACATCGAAAGGCTGCTTGGAGCCGAAAGCGGGAGCTTGATGCACATCATGAAGGTGTTTGGCAACGGTAATAGGGGAGTCGATGAATAG
- a CDS encoding ABC transporter substrate-binding protein, with product MKRSLKVISSLCMATLLMSALAGCGSKSEPSASDSNTSDSKAPDSSKSTAEVPTLVWWTIGGQVPNNFDKAIAAMNEYTAEKIGVKVDIKVASWGEWDTKINTIVNTGEPFDILFTNNTKYNQQVSMGALADITDLVQSETPDLYKLIPEKVWDGTKIGGKIYSVPTYKDSALTQYWVFDHKYVDKYGFNVNNIKTLKDLDKPLHDMKAGEGKSFYPVPMTQSEGLNGFFNGYDDMAMGFPPIGVKADDASRKVISVLEQPDVMDNLKTLHQWYKDGIINPDAPTKSEPDKGRPFFSAQGFPGAETSWQINEGVEKYDMVQNYGPIYMTSTIQGSLNGISANSKYKKEALKYLELVNTDPKLRNMLAFGEEGVDYKKIDGEKVIERTTDTWPLAAYTQGTFFNMATTKGAPEDQWQQVQKLNEQAFASSLLGFSMDISKLSTEVANTKAVWDKYRYELLTGASDPEKMVPKIVSELKAAGMDTIMKAAQEQIDAYFSK from the coding sequence ATGAAAAGATCTTTGAAGGTTATCTCCAGTCTTTGCATGGCGACACTTCTCATGTCCGCGCTTGCGGGCTGCGGCTCGAAGTCGGAACCATCCGCTTCTGATTCAAACACATCAGATTCAAAAGCTCCCGATTCTTCCAAATCTACTGCTGAAGTGCCTACTTTGGTATGGTGGACGATTGGCGGTCAGGTTCCGAACAACTTTGATAAGGCGATCGCAGCTATGAACGAGTACACAGCGGAAAAGATCGGCGTCAAGGTTGACATCAAGGTGGCGAGCTGGGGAGAATGGGACACCAAAATCAACACGATCGTAAATACGGGTGAACCTTTCGACATCTTGTTCACTAACAACACCAAATACAACCAGCAAGTTTCGATGGGCGCACTTGCCGATATTACCGATCTCGTACAGAGTGAAACGCCGGATTTGTACAAATTGATTCCTGAAAAGGTATGGGATGGCACCAAGATTGGCGGCAAGATTTACTCCGTGCCTACTTATAAAGACTCGGCCCTGACCCAGTATTGGGTATTCGATCATAAGTATGTAGATAAATACGGATTTAATGTAAATAACATCAAGACTTTAAAGGATCTGGATAAGCCTCTCCATGATATGAAAGCCGGTGAAGGCAAGAGCTTCTATCCAGTGCCGATGACCCAGAGCGAAGGTTTAAATGGGTTCTTTAACGGGTATGACGATATGGCTATGGGATTTCCTCCTATTGGTGTGAAAGCGGATGACGCTTCCCGCAAAGTCATCTCTGTCCTGGAGCAGCCGGATGTCATGGATAATTTGAAGACTTTGCACCAATGGTACAAAGATGGCATTATCAACCCGGATGCACCTACCAAATCTGAACCGGACAAAGGTCGTCCATTCTTTAGTGCGCAAGGGTTCCCTGGCGCAGAAACCAGCTGGCAAATCAACGAGGGTGTAGAGAAGTACGATATGGTGCAGAACTACGGTCCAATCTACATGACTTCGACGATTCAAGGTTCCTTAAATGGGATATCCGCCAACTCGAAGTATAAGAAAGAAGCATTGAAATACCTGGAACTGGTCAACACCGATCCGAAACTGCGCAACATGCTTGCATTTGGTGAAGAGGGCGTAGATTACAAGAAAATCGATGGTGAAAAGGTTATCGAGCGTACAACGGACACTTGGCCGCTGGCTGCGTATACGCAAGGCACATTCTTCAATATGGCAACAACCAAGGGTGCCCCTGAAGATCAATGGCAGCAGGTTCAGAAGCTGAATGAACAGGCGTTTGCTTCATCCCTGCTCGGCTTTTCAATGGATATTTCCAAACTTTCTACTGAAGTAGCCAATACCAAGGCTGTGTGGGATAAATACCGCTATGAACTGCTTACAGGCGCATCCGATCCGGAGAAGATGGTGCCGAAGATCGTTTCTGAACTAAAAGCGGCAGGCATGGATACCATTATGAAGGCCGCCCAAGAGCAGATTGACGCATACTTCAGTAAGTAA
- a CDS encoding phosphotransferase enzyme family protein, with product MLDFFKFDTDEERRSLLIRAGKVALSALQQYDLEWKRIQFIRLSDTITYKIETNTGDSYLLRIHSDRLSKEEIRSELIFLKALNKANDLNVPEGIASCDGAYVLEIEAEMGYKRPYVTIMRWVEGHAREEMTDSCAYNMGVLTGRLHETAEGFNPPPDFVRPTWGPDSFRREMAKLERYYERFLSDEAWKLYQKAAEKVLSELTVIPRNDLNYGLIHADLHTGNIIFVGDHPYPIDFGRCGHGYYLYDMAAIMLELWPKHRWMLIQGYESVRKIEADYVRYLECFFVMIMIGNYSHHSSDPRETAGLIDEQKYAQAYIREYLKGNSFLFEVIEPVRMD from the coding sequence ATGTTGGATTTTTTTAAATTTGATACGGATGAAGAAAGGCGGTCTTTATTAATCAGAGCAGGGAAAGTCGCTTTATCAGCCCTACAACAGTATGATCTGGAATGGAAACGCATTCAATTTATCCGGTTATCCGATACGATCACGTATAAAATTGAGACGAATACGGGGGACAGTTATCTGCTTCGTATTCATTCAGACCGGTTGAGCAAAGAGGAGATCCGTTCGGAACTAATATTTCTAAAGGCATTAAACAAAGCGAATGATCTAAATGTACCGGAAGGGATAGCAAGTTGTGACGGCGCTTATGTATTAGAAATCGAAGCAGAAATGGGATATAAGCGTCCTTATGTCACGATAATGCGGTGGGTAGAGGGACATGCAAGAGAAGAAATGACGGATAGCTGCGCTTATAACATGGGTGTATTGACGGGCAGGCTTCATGAAACAGCTGAGGGTTTCAATCCGCCCCCTGATTTTGTACGACCTACATGGGGACCAGACAGTTTTAGACGTGAAATGGCTAAGTTGGAGCGGTATTACGAGCGTTTTTTGTCGGATGAGGCATGGAAGTTGTATCAAAAGGCAGCTGAGAAGGTTTTATCCGAACTGACTGTAATTCCTAGGAACGATCTAAATTATGGACTCATTCATGCCGATTTACACACTGGCAATATTATTTTCGTTGGTGATCATCCCTACCCGATTGATTTCGGAAGATGCGGTCACGGATATTATCTCTATGATATGGCAGCCATCATGTTGGAGCTTTGGCCGAAGCATCGATGGATGTTAATCCAAGGCTACGAGAGTGTAAGAAAGATAGAGGCGGACTATGTCCGGTATCTGGAATGTTTTTTCGTCATGATCATGATCGGGAACTACAGCCATCATTCCTCCGATCCAAGAGAAACAGCCGGTTTAATCGATGAACAAAAATACGCCCAAGCATACATAAGAGAATATTTGAAAGGCAATTCATTTTTATTTGAAGTGATCGAGCCCGTGAGGATGGATTAA
- a CDS encoding ABC transporter permease — MDTKAKSKRLRTRWRKQDVELTFLALPTTVWYILFCFLPMFGIIIAFKDFKISGGFLSNVLNSPWSGFKNFEFLFKSNDAWIIIRNTLGYNIIFIILSIVIPVTLALMIGMLHNRKAGKVYQTMMFLPYFLSWVVVSAVGWAFLSFDKGIVNQMLVNMGSEPINWYMEPKYWPYFLIFMNVWKGLGYGMVVYLATITGIDKTYYEAAVIDGASIWQQTRFITLPLMKLVIVMMFILAVGRIFYTDFGLFFQVPRDSNSLFNVTTTIDVLVYKQLKTATVGMASAAAFVQSVLGCLMILTANWVVRRIDPDSAMI, encoded by the coding sequence ATGGACACCAAGGCTAAAAGTAAGCGCTTACGAACGCGTTGGCGCAAACAGGATGTCGAGCTGACGTTTTTGGCGCTGCCGACTACCGTGTGGTACATTCTTTTCTGTTTCTTGCCGATGTTCGGGATCATCATCGCCTTTAAGGATTTCAAAATCAGCGGCGGGTTTTTGAGCAATGTGCTTAATAGCCCCTGGTCGGGTTTCAAAAACTTCGAATTTTTATTCAAGTCCAACGATGCTTGGATCATTATTAGAAACACGCTGGGGTACAACATCATATTTATCATCCTGAGTATTGTGATTCCGGTTACTCTGGCGCTAATGATCGGTATGCTTCACAACCGCAAAGCAGGGAAAGTATATCAAACGATGATGTTTTTGCCCTACTTTCTGTCATGGGTCGTCGTTTCAGCGGTAGGTTGGGCATTTTTAAGCTTTGACAAGGGAATCGTCAATCAAATGCTTGTTAACATGGGCAGCGAGCCGATTAATTGGTACATGGAGCCGAAATACTGGCCGTACTTTTTGATCTTTATGAATGTTTGGAAGGGCTTGGGTTATGGTATGGTCGTTTACTTGGCGACGATTACCGGCATCGATAAAACCTACTATGAGGCGGCCGTTATTGATGGCGCTTCCATTTGGCAACAGACGCGGTTTATTACATTGCCTTTGATGAAGCTGGTCATCGTCATGATGTTCATCTTGGCCGTAGGCCGTATCTTCTATACGGATTTCGGGTTATTCTTCCAGGTGCCGCGGGATTCCAATTCCCTGTTTAACGTGACCACAACCATTGATGTATTGGTATATAAGCAATTGAAAACCGCAACTGTCGGCATGGCTTCCGCAGCCGCATTCGTTCAATCCGTGCTGGGCTGTTTGATGATTTTGACTGCCAACTGGGTCGTTCGCAGAATAGATCCGGACAGCGCGATGATATAA
- a CDS encoding carbohydrate ABC transporter permease produces the protein MATRTVYESGLDRFNRPSKGVNIIFNLIFILLALICVVPILVVLSISLSSEESIRQTGYHILPAALSGEAYSYIAKQGTMILRALGVSLFVTIIGTVLGVLLTASMGYVISRPNYKLKGLLTWIVFIPMVFNGGLVSSYYINANLLGLKDTIWALILPLAVSSFNVIICKTFFKSTIPDGLIESAEIDGASQLRIFFSIVLPISLPVLATIGLFLCFGYWNDWFQSMLYINNQDLYSLQALLNNLMSNVDALAKNAASMGVSYALLAATMPKESARMAVAIVIVLPVAFAYPFFQRYFISGLTVGAVKG, from the coding sequence ATGGCAACGAGAACGGTATACGAAAGCGGCCTGGATAGATTCAATCGTCCCAGCAAAGGCGTTAATATCATTTTCAATCTCATATTTATCCTGCTTGCGTTAATTTGTGTCGTGCCCATACTGGTCGTGCTGTCCATTTCGCTATCCAGCGAGGAATCCATCCGCCAAACGGGATATCACATCCTTCCGGCTGCGCTTTCCGGCGAGGCTTACAGCTATATCGCTAAGCAGGGTACCATGATCCTCCGTGCGCTTGGCGTATCCCTATTCGTCACGATCATTGGCACTGTGCTGGGCGTGCTGCTCACCGCCTCGATGGGTTATGTGATCTCCCGGCCGAATTACAAACTAAAAGGGTTGCTCACATGGATCGTATTTATCCCTATGGTGTTCAACGGCGGTTTGGTTTCCAGCTACTATATCAACGCGAATTTGTTGGGACTTAAGGACACGATTTGGGCGTTGATTCTGCCGCTGGCGGTTTCCTCTTTTAACGTGATCATTTGCAAAACGTTTTTTAAGAGTACGATTCCGGATGGTTTGATCGAATCCGCGGAAATAGACGGAGCGAGCCAGCTGCGCATTTTCTTCTCGATCGTTTTGCCAATATCTTTGCCTGTACTTGCAACCATCGGATTGTTTCTGTGCTTTGGTTACTGGAATGACTGGTTCCAATCGATGCTGTATATCAACAATCAGGATCTGTATTCCTTGCAGGCTCTGCTCAACAACTTGATGAGCAACGTGGACGCGCTTGCCAAGAACGCTGCCAGCATGGGCGTCAGCTACGCATTGCTTGCAGCGACGATGCCTAAAGAATCTGCCCGTATGGCGGTGGCCATCGTCATCGTACTTCCTGTGGCCTTTGCATATCCATTCTTTCAGCGGTACTTTATTTCCGGTCTAACGGTAGGCGCCGTCAAAGGGTAA
- a CDS encoding ABC transporter permease — protein MYYRIIRNDILKSKAITLTTTIFVAAAAMLVSLAAILFVNLSGALNELMTTAKTPHFMQMHSGEIDSEHLQAFAEQNSNVDEFQVLEFLNMDGSQIRFGDRSLANSVQDNGFSIQSEKFDYLLDLEGRVINASDGELYVPISYMKDGIAKVGDKAIVSGKEFTVAGFLRDSQMNSMLASSKRFLISKHDFEDLKNLGSIEYLIEFRLKDLSKLNEFETAYASAGLETNGPMITYPLFKTINAISDGMMIGVILLVSVLVVAIALMCIRFTLLAKVEDDYREIGVMKAIGLRISYIKKIYLAKYAAISAVGCVLGFALSFAFKGMLLANIRLHMGESKNSSFALLFGIIGILLVFLAMIAYVNGVLRRFRKISAAEAIRFGTSQEKTTGAKRFNLSGNRMFNTNIFLGVKDVLARKKLYATMLAVLMISAFIIIVPQNLHNTISSKSFIKYMGIGNSDMRIDIQQTDNMPEKAAEIIKTMSSDSAVSKYAVLTTKTFKTKTKDGLEERLKIELGDHSIFPLVYSEGRAPAAEDEIALSAMNANELSKKVGETITLVIEGKEKNLTVSGIYSDITNGGKTAKAVFTDHSANTMWYVIYAELSDPILIGSKVSEYAKRFDYAKVSDIDEYMAQTYGSTLSSVGKASKSAIVVALIITVLVTLLFMKMLVAKDRYSIAVMKAFGFTNSDMKAQYVSRSVFVLIVGIVLGTLLANTLGEMIAGAAISSFGASKFHFTVNPLSAYLFSPLLMIGSVLIATIIGTSGAGRIKISEHIKE, from the coding sequence ATGTATTACAGGATAATCCGCAATGATATTCTAAAAAGCAAAGCAATAACGCTGACAACAACGATATTTGTCGCTGCCGCAGCCATGCTTGTGTCCCTTGCCGCAATCCTCTTCGTCAATCTTTCAGGGGCGCTAAACGAACTCATGACTACGGCAAAAACGCCGCATTTTATGCAAATGCACTCAGGCGAGATCGATTCTGAGCACCTTCAGGCTTTTGCGGAGCAAAATTCCAATGTCGATGAATTTCAGGTGCTTGAATTTCTTAACATGGACGGCTCGCAAATTCGATTTGGCGATCGTTCGCTTGCCAATAGTGTTCAGGATAATGGGTTCAGCATCCAGAGCGAGAAGTTCGATTATCTTCTTGATCTTGAAGGTCGTGTCATAAACGCCTCCGATGGAGAGCTCTATGTTCCAATCAGCTACATGAAGGACGGCATCGCAAAGGTTGGCGACAAGGCTATCGTAAGCGGGAAGGAATTTACTGTCGCGGGTTTTCTTCGAGATTCGCAGATGAACTCCATGCTAGCCTCTTCCAAAAGATTTCTGATCAGTAAACATGATTTCGAGGATCTAAAAAATCTGGGAAGTATCGAGTATCTGATTGAGTTCAGATTAAAGGATTTGTCGAAGCTCAACGAATTCGAAACGGCTTATGCTTCAGCGGGGCTTGAAACGAACGGGCCAATGATTACATATCCGCTTTTCAAAACGATTAACGCGATATCCGATGGAATGATGATTGGGGTCATCCTCCTTGTAAGCGTGCTTGTCGTTGCAATCGCATTGATGTGCATACGCTTTACGCTCCTTGCGAAGGTCGAAGACGATTACCGCGAAATTGGCGTTATGAAGGCAATCGGGCTGCGGATCTCCTACATAAAGAAGATTTATCTAGCGAAGTACGCGGCGATATCGGCGGTAGGCTGTGTTCTCGGGTTTGCACTTTCTTTTGCGTTCAAAGGGATGCTTCTTGCAAATATCCGGCTTCATATGGGTGAAAGCAAAAATTCCTCTTTTGCCTTGTTGTTCGGTATCATCGGCATACTGCTTGTATTCCTTGCAATGATTGCCTATGTCAACGGAGTGCTGAGACGCTTTCGGAAAATATCTGCCGCCGAGGCCATCCGCTTTGGCACTTCACAAGAAAAGACCACGGGCGCAAAGCGTTTTAATCTGAGCGGAAACAGAATGTTTAATACAAATATTTTTCTCGGTGTCAAAGATGTTCTGGCAAGAAAAAAACTTTACGCTACAATGCTTGCAGTGCTGATGATTTCGGCATTTATCATTATTGTTCCGCAGAACCTGCACAACACGATTTCCTCCAAAAGCTTCATCAAATATATGGGGATCGGCAACAGCGATATGCGCATAGACATTCAGCAGACCGACAATATGCCTGAAAAGGCCGCTGAAATTATAAAAACGATGAGCAGCGACAGTGCCGTTTCCAAGTATGCTGTGCTTACGACAAAAACATTCAAAACAAAGACGAAAGACGGTTTGGAGGAAAGGTTGAAAATTGAGCTCGGCGATCATTCCATATTCCCTCTAGTATATTCTGAGGGCAGAGCACCCGCCGCAGAGGACGAAATTGCGCTTTCGGCTATGAACGCCAATGAGCTGAGCAAAAAGGTCGGCGAAACCATTACACTGGTGATTGAGGGGAAGGAAAAAAATCTCACGGTAAGCGGCATTTATTCCGACATTACCAACGGAGGCAAAACGGCAAAGGCTGTGTTCACCGACCATTCGGCGAACACAATGTGGTACGTGATCTATGCCGAGCTTTCGGATCCAATCCTTATCGGCAGCAAGGTTTCAGAATATGCGAAAAGGTTTGATTATGCAAAGGTTTCGGACATTGATGAATATATGGCTCAGACATACGGTTCGACATTAAGCTCCGTCGGCAAGGCGTCCAAATCTGCAATTGTCGTCGCGTTGATTATAACGGTATTGGTTACGCTGTTGTTTATGAAAATGCTTGTCGCAAAAGACAGATATTCCATTGCCGTCATGAAAGCGTTCGGTTTTACCAACTCGGATATGAAGGCGCAGTATGTTTCGCGTTCGGTATTCGTACTGATTGTCGGAATTGTTCTCGGTACGCTTTTGGCTAACACTCTTGGAGAGATGATTGCTGGCGCGGCGATATCCTCCTTTGGGGCGTCGAAGTTTCATTTTACGGTCAATCCGCTTTCTGCGTACCTGTTCAGTCCGCTTCTGATGATAGGCTCGGTACTTATCGCAACAATCATCGGCACTTCGGGCGCGGGACGAATCAAAATTTCCGAACATATAAAGGAGTAG
- a CDS encoding sensor histidine kinase, giving the protein MSSFLQIKIYRGKFIAYTIFVVSIGLTLGALTCAVLLYQWIENARSEAVSAFARTESELQYDADRIEAYMQRIYSNNRLMTDVRYFLGNGAEGYLTGRLQNSHYNEPLVSFPEDMKAFLYSSVQGDITQISLHAESRGNVVRFDGNGNDSFLFCLPNTDETFRETIQKGFVYRKKLSDPNQISRQIGEFRFLVSSDQLFSKVRSYKLDIAAAVSASGEVYMISGEDRDTEELALQAAADRQNSGYLSKGGLNSIFFMTFSSTKFDYQFVVLVDLPSLMRQNAGIIGIVFLIVLMAMISVLLLIVYNLRDDARFLKRIIHSIKRVKTADFTSNSPARYKRNEYGMIARELDDMVLQLDKHIRTEYLLKLKQQETEMKALQHQINPHFLYNTLEAIRSTALVNRDVNTADAIATLGALYRDIVKKENIISIGSELELLQKYLKIMELKYPGRFYYQLNVDQALLPISTVKFWMQPLAENFFVHGFNPGNEFNLLVVNGWETDERYVLEFVDNGKWIPEERLNEVRSNLISHDDAPVRSIGLHNVYTRLHFFYGEVFSMEIDNNEEAGVKITVMIAKG; this is encoded by the coding sequence ATGAGTTCCTTTTTGCAGATTAAGATATACCGCGGCAAATTCATTGCTTATACGATATTTGTGGTATCTATAGGGCTGACGCTGGGCGCGCTGACCTGTGCGGTGCTTCTGTATCAGTGGATTGAGAACGCCCGAAGCGAGGCTGTCAGCGCCTTTGCCCGTACTGAAAGCGAGCTTCAGTATGATGCTGATCGGATTGAGGCCTACATGCAGCGAATATATTCCAACAATCGTCTGATGACCGATGTCCGTTACTTTTTGGGCAATGGCGCGGAGGGTTACCTCACAGGCAGGCTGCAAAATAGTCACTATAACGAACCGCTCGTCTCCTTCCCTGAAGATATGAAGGCCTTTTTGTACAGCTCGGTGCAGGGAGACATTACTCAGATCAGCCTGCATGCCGAATCTCGGGGCAATGTGGTTCGATTTGACGGCAACGGCAATGACAGTTTTCTCTTTTGTCTTCCAAACACGGACGAAACCTTCCGCGAGACCATCCAAAAGGGATTCGTATACCGTAAAAAGTTATCCGATCCGAACCAGATTTCCCGCCAGATCGGGGAGTTCCGTTTCTTGGTCAGCAGCGATCAGTTGTTCAGCAAAGTGCGCAGTTACAAATTGGACATCGCCGCAGCTGTAAGCGCTTCCGGTGAAGTGTACATGATTTCCGGGGAGGATCGCGATACGGAGGAACTGGCTCTTCAAGCGGCGGCGGATCGGCAAAACAGCGGCTATCTTTCAAAGGGCGGACTGAACAGTATATTTTTTATGACCTTTTCCTCAACCAAATTCGATTACCAGTTCGTCGTGCTCGTGGATTTGCCTTCGCTCATGCGCCAAAATGCCGGCATCATAGGGATCGTGTTTTTGATTGTATTGATGGCCATGATCAGCGTGCTGCTGCTTATTGTATACAATTTGCGCGATGACGCGAGATTCCTTAAGCGCATTATCCATTCTATCAAACGCGTGAAAACCGCGGATTTTACGTCGAACTCTCCCGCCCGCTACAAGCGGAACGAATACGGCATGATTGCCCGTGAATTGGACGATATGGTCCTGCAGCTTGATAAGCATATTCGCACCGAATATTTATTGAAGCTGAAGCAGCAGGAAACGGAGATGAAGGCGCTTCAACACCAAATCAATCCGCATTTTTTATATAACACGTTAGAGGCTATTCGCTCTACTGCTTTAGTGAACCGTGACGTGAACACCGCCGATGCCATTGCGACCTTAGGTGCGCTATACCGGGATATCGTGAAAAAAGAGAATATTATTTCCATCGGCAGCGAGTTGGAGCTATTGCAAAAATATTTAAAAATTATGGAGCTTAAATACCCGGGGCGGTTTTATTATCAGCTTAATGTGGATCAGGCGCTTTTGCCTATTTCAACCGTAAAATTCTGGATGCAGCCTCTGGCGGAGAACTTTTTCGTCCATGGTTTCAACCCGGGTAATGAATTCAATCTGCTCGTCGTGAATGGCTGGGAAACGGATGAACGCTACGTGTTGGAATTTGTGGACAACGGAAAATGGATACCCGAGGAGCGGTTGAATGAAGTTAGGAGCAACCTTATCAGCCATGATGATGCTCCCGTGCGGAGCATAGGATTGCACAATGTGTATACTCGGCTGCACTTTTTCTATGGAGAGGTTTTTTCCATGGAGATTGATAATAACGAGGAGGCAGGAGTTAAGATTACAGTGATGATCGCAAAGGGGTGA
- a CDS encoding ABC transporter ATP-binding protein gives MKKIIIGDHIVKSFGEGDEKRNVLGGVTVEINEGEFVAVMGPSGSGKSTLMFVLSGTDGVNGGKVVVDGRDLSEVGENELSDIRRTKMGFVFQQPTMLKNLNILDNIILPSMRGNRKNAAKMTEKARALMKRVGIAELERRDITQVSGGQLQRAGICRALMNSPKVIFGDEPTGALNSKSAQEIMDIFSEINAEGTAIMLVTHDAMVAARTERIMFMRDGTIVSDLKLPKFNGTDMDGRVEKVAAKMREIGI, from the coding sequence ATGAAGAAGATTATTATCGGTGATCATATCGTAAAATCTTTCGGCGAGGGCGATGAAAAACGCAATGTTCTGGGCGGCGTGACCGTGGAAATAAACGAGGGCGAGTTCGTCGCGGTGATGGGACCTTCCGGCTCAGGAAAATCAACGCTGATGTTTGTACTGAGCGGGACGGATGGCGTTAATGGCGGAAAAGTAGTTGTTGACGGCAGGGATTTATCGGAGGTTGGCGAGAATGAGCTTTCCGATATACGCAGAACGAAAATGGGGTTTGTGTTTCAACAGCCGACGATGCTGAAAAATCTGAATATCCTCGACAACATTATTCTTCCATCCATGCGGGGCAACAGAAAAAACGCCGCAAAAATGACGGAAAAAGCAAGAGCGCTTATGAAAAGGGTAGGTATTGCGGAGCTTGAAAGACGCGACATTACGCAGGTGTCGGGTGGTCAACTTCAACGTGCGGGAATATGCCGCGCGCTTATGAACAGCCCGAAAGTTATTTTCGGCGATGAACCTACGGGTGCGCTCAACTCCAAATCGGCGCAGGAGATTATGGACATCTTTTCCGAAATCAACGCGGAGGGGACTGCGATTATGCTTGTCACCCACGACGCTATGGTTGCGGCGCGGACGGAGCGTATTATGTTTATGCGCGACGGGACCATCGTCAGCGATTTGAAGCTTCCAAAGTTTAACGGGACGGATATGGATGGCAGAGTCGAGAAAGTAGCGGCGAAAATGAGGGAAATCGGGATCTGA